The following proteins are co-located in the Mesorhizobium sp. M1E.F.Ca.ET.045.02.1.1 genome:
- a CDS encoding ferritin family protein: MVDSQTWGKNIRCTGWHLNQRHPVDGELLAVALAMEKESADRYADLARRMRGAGRRELADVFDRLVREETGHTDMVSGWSRQVTHKPPEIRPADAVPQDGFDEEGIWLVSPELVDAYRSLAIAVRNEERAFAFWSYVAAHGASPEIREAAERMARAELEHAKTLRRERRKAFFKDRHLGPAIQKPYDLSSLEMEVCMRLEGYADMKGNKNTYRDLALEARKVSLDLASDPL; the protein is encoded by the coding sequence ATGGTCGACAGCCAAACCTGGGGGAAGAACATCCGATGTACCGGCTGGCATCTGAACCAACGGCATCCGGTCGATGGGGAGCTTCTCGCCGTCGCGCTGGCGATGGAGAAGGAATCTGCCGACAGATATGCGGATTTGGCCAGGCGCATGCGCGGCGCCGGTCGGCGAGAACTAGCCGACGTGTTCGATCGTCTTGTGCGCGAGGAGACTGGCCATACCGACATGGTCTCCGGCTGGTCGCGTCAGGTCACCCATAAACCGCCCGAAATTCGGCCGGCCGATGCCGTGCCGCAGGACGGTTTCGACGAGGAAGGCATCTGGCTCGTCTCCCCCGAATTGGTTGACGCGTATCGCTCCCTGGCCATCGCCGTCCGCAATGAGGAGCGCGCCTTCGCATTCTGGTCCTATGTAGCAGCCCACGGGGCGTCGCCGGAAATCCGGGAAGCCGCCGAACGGATGGCACGCGCGGAACTGGAGCACGCAAAGACGCTGCGGCGAGAGCGCCGGAAAGCCTTTTTCAAAGATCGGCATCTGGGGCCGGCAATCCAGAAGCCCTACGATCTGTCCAGTCTGGAGATGGAGGTCTGCATGCGCCTTGAGGGATATGCCGACATGAAAGGGAACAAGAATACATACCGGGATCTTGCCCTCGAAGCCCGCAAGGTCTCTCTCGATCTCGCATCGGATCCTCTTTAG
- a CDS encoding dimethylamine monooxygenase subunit DmmA family protein — MLEGSIPSRPVYGELEIRPGRLHLMVADAEGAEAILDLAASAPSDFFARAHIIYIPKTTGDKFVARLEQLAPAQLYVGPSYEAALPRLRRVLAAAHMGLQVYLAGTEGLIGRAMLEATQVGIPHSAIQTEHRGSTVRRVQCVHCKGITEDVTHDPFQCAHCGLHLFVRDHYSRRIAAFQGVRVDAEDPGNIPESVERFR, encoded by the coding sequence GTGTTAGAAGGCTCGATTCCAAGCCGCCCCGTCTATGGCGAGCTGGAGATACGGCCGGGGCGGCTGCATTTGATGGTCGCCGACGCCGAAGGTGCCGAGGCGATCCTCGATTTGGCCGCCTCCGCGCCCTCCGATTTTTTCGCCAGGGCCCACATCATATACATTCCCAAAACGACGGGGGACAAGTTCGTCGCCAGGCTGGAGCAACTAGCCCCCGCCCAACTCTATGTCGGCCCCAGCTACGAGGCCGCGCTTCCCCGGCTAAGGAGGGTCCTGGCGGCGGCGCATATGGGCCTCCAAGTCTATCTGGCAGGGACCGAGGGGCTGATCGGACGAGCGATGCTCGAGGCCACGCAGGTGGGTATCCCGCATTCCGCGATCCAGACGGAGCACCGCGGCTCCACTGTGCGCCGCGTGCAGTGCGTGCATTGCAAGGGTATCACTGAGGACGTGACGCACGATCCTTTCCAATGCGCTCATTGCGGGCTGCATCTGTTCGTGCGCGATCACTACTCCCGCCGCATAGCGGCCTTCCAGGGCGTGCGCGTGGACGCGGAAGATCCCGGCAACATTCCCGAATCGGTGGAGCGGTTCAGATGA
- a CDS encoding PDR/VanB family oxidoreductase, whose protein sequence is MSAGAAKIPVKVAEVTPVNELVTRFKFVRRDGGPMPTFSGGAHTVVEMNDHDRVRRNPYSIMSDPADREGYSISIRRDDNGRGGSLFMHRQVRPGMEMVISNPVNLFALDLRARKHLLLAGGIGITPFLAQIKQLAAMNGNFELHYSIRTASLGSYTDELVANYRSRVHLYHDDRGELIDLPALLDGQPLGTHVYVCGPKGMIAWVRKTATALGWPREAVHHEEFLAPASGKPFEVVLARSNKMIHVGEHQSLLESIEAAGVEAPYLCRGGACGQCETDVLEYEGTFIHKDHWLTPAQCASGTKVMPCVSRFEGKALVLDR, encoded by the coding sequence ATGAGCGCAGGAGCTGCAAAGATACCCGTCAAAGTGGCCGAGGTCACGCCGGTCAACGAGCTTGTCACACGATTCAAGTTCGTGCGCCGTGATGGCGGTCCGATGCCTACTTTCTCGGGCGGTGCGCACACGGTCGTGGAGATGAACGACCACGATCGCGTGCGTCGCAATCCCTACTCGATCATGAGCGATCCCGCCGACAGGGAGGGCTATTCGATCTCGATCCGCCGCGATGACAATGGAAGAGGCGGTTCATTGTTCATGCACCGGCAGGTGAGGCCGGGGATGGAAATGGTCATCTCCAACCCGGTCAATCTCTTCGCGCTGGATTTGCGGGCGCGAAAGCACCTGTTGCTTGCCGGAGGCATCGGCATCACGCCGTTCCTGGCGCAGATCAAGCAACTTGCCGCCATGAATGGCAACTTCGAACTGCACTACTCTATTCGGACGGCATCCCTTGGCTCCTACACCGACGAGCTTGTGGCCAACTATCGCTCGCGTGTGCACCTTTACCATGACGACAGGGGCGAACTGATCGACCTGCCGGCCTTGCTCGACGGGCAGCCCCTCGGCACCCATGTCTATGTTTGCGGGCCCAAGGGCATGATCGCCTGGGTGCGCAAGACCGCGACGGCGCTCGGGTGGCCGCGCGAGGCGGTGCATCACGAAGAATTCCTTGCTCCTGCCTCAGGCAAGCCCTTCGAGGTGGTGCTGGCGCGGTCGAACAAGATGATCCATGTCGGCGAACATCAAAGCCTGCTTGAGTCGATCGAAGCAGCCGGCGTCGAGGCGCCATATCTCTGCCGCGGCGGTGCTTGTGGCCAGTGCGAGACGGACGTTCTCGAATATGAAGGAACGTTCATCCACAAGGACCATTGGCTGACACCGGCGCAATGTGCCAGCGGCACCAAGGTCATGCCTTGTGTATCACGCTTCGAAGGCAAAGCGCTGGTGTTGGATCGATAG
- a CDS encoding DUF3445 domain-containing protein — protein sequence MTIIFKEETFYDDFTFRNSPEAVKRFPFPFPEDSYMYSVNLEPHKSYRPGSVFERTFDVDEHYVSEMRDRARVLAEDPLRCQSLPHMTLAGWDLLELIMTSKAEEYPELFELHRDGAKWHWINRPLGIEQKFTFLDETTLPYGPMEYITRQTQGDFAVLDQRDDNLWMDAGMVTTQADWSLDFDIGMNFFEWHAPVPKAHEMGIFQRALKFLLNVQQGSPARRLNWTMTVNPLLDTSPENYHKWGVMKKDLRLENVGQMMHLRVELQTFFRLPRSNALVFPIRCYLIKLDELVTVPKWARRFHRVIRDLPAELATYKGFICNRPKIVEWLSKYDDGAPTSPGIWPD from the coding sequence ATGACTATTATCTTCAAGGAAGAAACGTTCTACGACGACTTCACCTTCCGCAACTCGCCGGAGGCGGTCAAGCGCTTCCCCTTCCCGTTTCCCGAGGACAGCTACATGTACTCGGTGAACCTGGAGCCGCATAAGTCATACCGTCCGGGCAGCGTTTTCGAGCGGACGTTCGACGTCGATGAGCACTACGTCTCCGAGATGCGCGATCGTGCCCGCGTCCTTGCCGAAGATCCGTTGCGTTGTCAGTCGCTGCCGCACATGACCCTGGCCGGTTGGGATCTGCTCGAGCTGATCATGACCTCGAAAGCAGAAGAGTATCCCGAGCTTTTCGAGCTGCACCGCGACGGCGCCAAATGGCACTGGATCAACCGCCCGCTGGGCATCGAGCAGAAATTCACCTTCCTCGATGAGACCACATTGCCCTATGGCCCGATGGAGTACATTACGCGGCAGACCCAGGGCGACTTTGCGGTACTTGACCAACGCGACGACAACCTGTGGATGGACGCCGGCATGGTGACCACACAGGCCGACTGGAGCCTTGATTTCGACATCGGCATGAACTTCTTCGAGTGGCACGCCCCGGTGCCGAAAGCGCACGAGATGGGTATCTTCCAGCGGGCGTTGAAGTTCCTCCTGAACGTGCAGCAGGGTTCGCCGGCGCGCCGTCTAAACTGGACGATGACAGTCAATCCTCTGCTCGACACAAGCCCCGAGAACTATCACAAATGGGGCGTGATGAAGAAAGACCTGAGGCTGGAGAACGTGGGGCAAATGATGCATTTGCGCGTCGAGCTCCAGACCTTCTTCCGTCTTCCTCGCTCGAATGCCCTGGTGTTTCCGATCCGCTGCTACCTCATCAAGCTCGACGAACTGGTGACGGTGCCGAAATGGGCGAGGCGCTTCCATCGCGTCATCCGCGACCTGCCGGCGGAACTGGCGACCTACAAGGGCTTCATCTGCAATCGGCCCAAGATCGTGGAATGGCTGTCAAAATATGATGACGGTGCCCCGACATCGCCAGGCATTTGGCCGGACTGA